A section of the Bacillus sp. HSf4 genome encodes:
- a CDS encoding homocysteine synthase, giving the protein MEKKHSLGFETIALHGGQVPDPTTNSRAVPIYQTSSYIFNDTDHAADLFSLKEPGNIYTRIMNPTHDVFEQRVALMEGGVGALATSSGQSAITYSILNIAEAGDEIIASSSLYGGTYALFAHTLTKLGIKFHLVDVDDPAQFQEKMNDKTKAVFIETIGNPRINIADIQAIADIAHANNVPLIVDNTFASPYLCRPIEYGADIVVHSATKFIGGHGTSIGGVIVDSGKFNWANGKFSGLSEPDLSYHGLVYTDALGSLAYITKARVTLLRDIGASASPFNTFMFLQGLETLPLRMERHVENALKVAQFLEKHPHVSWVNYPGLASNPYHELAQKYLPKGAGSIFTFGIKGGVEEGKKFINSVKIFSHLANVGDAKSLVIHPASTTHQQLDEESQVKAGVTPDMIRLSIGIETIDDILYDLDNALQVSQQ; this is encoded by the coding sequence ATGGAGAAAAAGCATTCATTAGGGTTTGAAACAATCGCTCTTCATGGAGGACAAGTACCTGACCCTACTACAAATTCTAGAGCAGTCCCTATTTATCAAACAAGCTCATATATTTTTAACGACACAGATCATGCTGCAGATTTGTTTTCTTTAAAAGAACCCGGAAATATTTATACACGTATCATGAATCCTACTCATGATGTTTTTGAGCAACGTGTTGCCCTAATGGAAGGCGGCGTAGGGGCATTAGCAACTTCATCGGGACAGTCAGCTATTACATATTCTATTTTGAACATAGCAGAAGCAGGAGATGAAATTATCGCTTCCAGCAGCCTGTATGGGGGGACCTATGCTTTATTTGCTCATACTTTGACAAAGCTTGGAATCAAATTTCACTTGGTTGATGTAGACGATCCAGCTCAATTTCAAGAAAAAATGAATGATAAAACAAAGGCTGTGTTTATAGAAACGATTGGAAATCCTCGAATTAATATTGCGGATATTCAAGCAATTGCCGATATTGCACATGCAAATAATGTTCCGCTTATCGTTGATAATACATTTGCCTCCCCATATTTATGCAGGCCGATTGAGTATGGCGCAGATATTGTGGTTCATTCAGCTACCAAATTTATTGGCGGCCATGGAACCTCTATCGGCGGTGTTATTGTAGATTCTGGAAAATTCAATTGGGCTAACGGAAAATTTTCAGGTTTGTCAGAACCAGATCTAAGTTATCATGGGCTAGTTTATACAGATGCACTGGGATCGCTAGCTTATATTACAAAAGCACGCGTTACGTTGCTTAGAGACATTGGAGCTTCCGCTTCGCCATTCAATACATTTATGTTTCTTCAGGGATTAGAAACTCTTCCTCTACGGATGGAGCGCCATGTAGAAAATGCCCTTAAGGTTGCACAATTTTTAGAAAAACATCCCCATGTCTCATGGGTTAATTATCCAGGCCTTGCATCAAACCCTTATCACGAACTTGCTCAAAAGTATTTGCCAAAAGGAGCAGGATCCATTTTCACATTTGGTATTAAAGGCGGTGTGGAAGAAGGGAAGAAATTTATTAACAGCGTGAAGATTTTCAGTCATTTGGCGAATGTTGGCGATGCGAAATCACTGGTTATTCATCCTGCCAGCACGACCCATCAACAGCTGGATGAAGAAAGTCAGGTAAAAGCCGGTGTTACTCCGGATATGATTCGTCTTTCTATTGGTATTGAAACGATTGATGATATTCTTTACGATTTAGACAACGCTCTCCAAGTCAGTCAGCAATAA
- a CDS encoding OsmC family protein, with product MAKLNGVDMSIIEGLVEQYKKNPAEGTGSWSSSVKWDNGFHVEAKAGDHAPIHVDEPKWLAGSNKGANPVEYLLSAIGSCLSVGFIANASGMGIKIISLEVEVSGQLDLNVFLGLKEGNPGFDEINAHFNIDSDADEHQIEELVAQAMKLSPVKNTIQRNVHVQASLSHNKKKE from the coding sequence ATGGCAAAATTAAATGGTGTTGATATGAGTATTATTGAAGGTTTAGTGGAGCAATACAAAAAAAATCCTGCTGAAGGTACTGGAAGTTGGTCATCTTCTGTAAAATGGGATAATGGATTCCATGTTGAGGCAAAAGCAGGTGATCATGCTCCTATTCATGTTGATGAGCCAAAATGGTTAGCAGGTTCCAATAAGGGAGCGAACCCAGTGGAATATTTATTAAGCGCAATAGGTTCTTGCTTGTCAGTGGGGTTTATTGCAAATGCTAGTGGAATGGGAATCAAGATAATCTCGTTAGAAGTAGAGGTTTCAGGACAACTAGATTTGAATGTCTTTTTAGGATTAAAAGAAGGAAATCCTGGTTTTGATGAAATCAATGCACATTTTAATATCGATAGTGATGCGGATGAACATCAGATTGAAGAACTTGTTGCACAGGCCATGAAACTTTCACCTGTAAAAAATACAATCCAAAGAAATGTTCATGTTCAGGCATCTTTAAGTCACAATAAGAAGAAAGAATAA
- a CDS encoding TetR/AcrR family transcriptional regulator yields the protein MSKKQEIISAAREIIYSKGFQATSIKDILMAAEIGKGQFYHYFSSKYDLGLAVVESIVHEYQTELISNILQSDNTPVNKLNMMLDRTLTFHTEVKNKSGCPIGNLAIEMSEHDETFRVKIQHLFECWIGAIETTLNEMVEQGLLDSFDTKKDAQAIVAMIEGGILLMKNQQNVNFLSDIIEVIRKQFNLE from the coding sequence TTGTCTAAAAAGCAAGAAATAATATCAGCTGCAAGAGAGATTATTTATTCTAAGGGATTTCAAGCAACCTCTATAAAAGATATTCTTATGGCTGCAGAAATTGGAAAAGGCCAATTTTATCATTACTTCTCATCTAAATATGATTTAGGATTAGCAGTAGTGGAATCTATAGTCCATGAATATCAAACAGAGTTAATATCAAATATTCTTCAGTCCGATAATACTCCAGTAAATAAGTTAAATATGATGCTGGACAGAACCCTTACTTTTCATACTGAAGTGAAGAATAAATCAGGTTGTCCTATTGGAAACTTAGCCATTGAAATGAGTGAGCATGATGAAACGTTTCGTGTGAAAATTCAACATTTATTTGAATGTTGGATAGGGGCTATAGAGACTACATTAAATGAAATGGTTGAACAAGGTCTGTTAGATTCCTTTGATACTAAAAAAGATGCTCAAGCAATTGTAGCTATGATTGAAGGAGGAATTTTGTTAATGAAAAACCAACAAAACGTCAACTTTTTAAGTGACATTATAGAAGTAATCCGAAAACAATTTAATCTAGAATAG
- a CDS encoding DHHA1 domain-containing protein codes for MSPNHHKLFYKDPYLKTFKTKILKQQQDKKGDVYITLEETAFYPTGGGQPHDTGTLNGVKVLNVEEIDGEIRHYVERPLPHLNDQVVGVIDWERRFDHMQQHTGQHILSAAFAQLYDLHTVGFHLGNDTVTIDLDVSELTEEMAGKAEKLANEIIMENRSIVAKWVEYDDLVNYPIRKLPSVKENIRLVMIDEFDYNGCGGTHPSATGEVGAIKVLNWERQRKKIRLYFVCGNRVITQFDQKQKAIVELTGLLNRPEGELSEAVKRLLENVKKLDKALLESNEKNLQYEANELLAKSAIENDTVMVIETFSDRSLQELQKLAKMIADREKRSLIFFLSENDHRFQLVCGRGEANKMNMRDLMQETLSLIDGKGGGNKMFAQGGGTASLTKEEFMKKVMNIIATQVNPEEN; via the coding sequence ATGAGTCCGAATCATCACAAACTTTTTTACAAAGATCCCTATCTTAAAACGTTTAAAACGAAAATCTTGAAACAACAACAGGACAAAAAAGGTGATGTTTATATTACCCTAGAGGAAACAGCGTTTTATCCAACAGGCGGGGGCCAGCCTCATGATACAGGAACATTGAACGGAGTCAAAGTTTTAAACGTTGAAGAGATAGATGGAGAAATTCGTCATTATGTAGAAAGGCCTTTGCCGCATTTAAATGATCAGGTGGTTGGGGTTATTGATTGGGAACGTCGTTTTGATCACATGCAACAGCACACCGGGCAGCATATTTTGTCGGCGGCATTCGCGCAGTTGTATGATCTTCATACAGTTGGATTCCATCTTGGAAATGATACGGTTACCATTGACCTTGATGTATCAGAATTAACAGAGGAAATGGCAGGCAAAGCAGAGAAGCTTGCAAACGAGATCATAATGGAAAATAGGTCCATCGTCGCGAAGTGGGTAGAATATGATGACTTAGTAAATTATCCGATTCGTAAACTCCCATCTGTAAAAGAAAATATTCGTCTTGTCATGATTGATGAATTTGATTACAACGGATGCGGCGGAACACACCCGAGCGCTACAGGAGAAGTCGGAGCAATAAAAGTATTGAATTGGGAAAGACAGAGGAAAAAAATTCGTCTGTATTTTGTATGCGGTAATCGGGTCATAACCCAATTCGATCAAAAACAAAAAGCAATCGTTGAATTGACTGGATTACTTAATCGTCCTGAAGGGGAATTAAGCGAAGCTGTCAAACGGTTACTAGAAAATGTAAAGAAGCTAGACAAAGCGCTTCTAGAATCTAATGAAAAAAACCTTCAGTATGAAGCCAATGAATTATTAGCAAAAAGCGCAATTGAAAATGATACTGTAATGGTGATAGAAACGTTTTCAGATCGATCGCTTCAAGAACTTCAAAAGTTAGCAAAAATGATCGCTGATCGAGAAAAACGGTCCCTTATTTTTTTCTTATCAGAGAACGATCATCGCTTCCAATTGGTTTGCGGGCGAGGAGAAGCAAATAAAATGAACATGAGAGACCTAATGCAAGAAACCCTTTCCCTCATTGATGGAAAAGGCGGAGGAAATAAAATGTTCGCTCAAGGTGGAGGGACTGCTTCATTAACAAAAGAGGAATTTATGAAAAAGGTTATGAACATTATAGCAACACAAGTAAACCCAGAAGAAAATTAA
- a CDS encoding D-TA family PLP-dependent enzyme, which yields MNDLQLDTPALLIDKDVMLSNMKDMQNYANEQKVSLRPHTKTHKMPKLAKLQEEMGAVGIAVAKVGEAEVMARNGLKDIFIANEIVGKPKLERIRKLSETIDISFGIDSAYQVREIEEVFEGATKKAQVLVEIEVGEQRSGIIEEDDFRTLLELIKTCQNVELKGIFSHDGHSYKAKSIAHCKEIYKESVERTLHFARIAEEMNLKPKVVSIGSTPPFMFKFDIPEGVTEIRPGTYIFMDASQANVIGTYDRCAASVLTTVISKPTKERVITDVGAKGITAQTRSEGLTATKGLGRIKEYEDVYIHGVFDEHAIIYHEEFNKKVSIGDKVRIIPNHICPVCNLHDKAYLVDNGEVVDELNIEGRGRLQ from the coding sequence ATGAATGATTTACAATTAGATACACCAGCTCTTTTAATCGATAAAGACGTGATGTTAAGCAATATGAAGGATATGCAAAATTACGCTAACGAACAGAAGGTAAGCTTACGCCCTCATACAAAAACACATAAAATGCCTAAATTAGCTAAACTGCAAGAAGAAATGGGAGCTGTAGGAATCGCTGTAGCGAAAGTAGGAGAAGCTGAAGTGATGGCCAGAAATGGCTTAAAAGATATCTTTATCGCAAATGAAATTGTTGGGAAACCAAAGCTTGAACGTATTAGAAAACTATCTGAAACGATTGATATCTCTTTTGGAATCGATAGTGCGTATCAAGTACGTGAAATTGAAGAAGTATTTGAAGGAGCCACAAAGAAAGCCCAAGTGTTAGTGGAAATTGAAGTAGGAGAACAACGCTCCGGGATTATTGAAGAAGATGATTTTCGTACTTTATTAGAATTAATCAAAACGTGTCAAAATGTCGAGCTTAAAGGAATCTTCTCACATGACGGACATTCTTATAAAGCGAAAAGTATAGCACATTGTAAAGAAATCTATAAAGAAAGTGTAGAACGAACATTACATTTCGCCCGAATTGCGGAAGAAATGAATCTAAAGCCGAAAGTGGTTAGTATTGGCTCTACTCCTCCCTTCATGTTTAAGTTTGATATTCCAGAAGGGGTTACAGAAATTAGACCTGGCACTTACATTTTTATGGACGCCTCACAAGCAAATGTAATTGGTACGTATGATCGCTGTGCTGCTTCTGTGCTCACAACCGTGATTAGTAAACCAACAAAAGAACGAGTCATTACAGATGTAGGGGCTAAGGGAATTACTGCCCAAACACGAAGCGAAGGGCTTACTGCAACCAAAGGGCTTGGCCGTATCAAAGAATACGAGGACGTTTATATTCATGGCGTATTCGACGAACATGCTATTATTTATCATGAAGAATTCAACAAAAAAGTAAGCATTGGAGATAAGGTGCGAATTATTCCAAATCATATCTGTCCAGTATGTAACTTGCACGATAAAGCCTATCTAGTCGATAATGGAGAGGTTGTAGACGAATTAAATATTGAAGGTAGAGGAAGACTTCAATAA
- a CDS encoding RidA family protein, producing the protein MKSVHTKYSTRDGGHYVPAMEHNDVLYISGQLSMNPETGKIPAGGIKEEAKQALANMELVLKERGLAKEDVILCRLYTPDVKYWPDINEVYAHFFGNHKPARVVVPSNHLYAGCLVEVEAIAAIKEGAQ; encoded by the coding sequence TTGAAGTCTGTACACACGAAATATTCAACACGTGATGGAGGCCATTACGTGCCAGCTATGGAACACAATGATGTTCTCTATATTTCAGGGCAGCTGTCGATGAATCCGGAAACGGGGAAAATTCCAGCTGGGGGCATAAAAGAAGAAGCAAAACAGGCATTGGCAAATATGGAGCTTGTCCTCAAGGAACGGGGATTAGCCAAGGAAGATGTGATATTATGCAGACTTTATACCCCAGATGTCAAGTATTGGCCGGATATCAATGAGGTTTATGCTCATTTCTTCGGCAATCATAAACCGGCAAGAGTAGTTGTTCCATCAAATCATTTATATGCCGGATGTCTGGTGGAAGTTGAAGCCATTGCAGCGATAAAGGAGGGGGCACAATGA
- a CDS encoding asparaginase, with translation MENKKIILLSTGGTIASKPDPETGLLEAGAMTGEELSEMCRLPSHIDIEIKSVFQLPSSHMTFHHLKILKENIESFFRNEDVAGIVISHGTDTLEETSYFLDLVISDERPVVLTGSQRGPTLDGTDAFVNLRQAFLLAAHPDARSLGVTVLFNERVFAARYVKKQHASNVDGFFSPGFGYLGTADQDEIAIHQRLIKRETYQLIQPLPNVELIKCSLGSDGKFIDYAAECGSAGIIIEAPGRGHTAPAILESAKKAAEKGITVVLTTSADEGEVKGVYGFQGSASTYADVGIILGGSYDSKKARIKLAVLLAADQKIDEASFKY, from the coding sequence ATGGAAAACAAGAAAATCATTTTGCTGAGTACCGGCGGTACAATTGCAAGTAAGCCTGATCCTGAAACAGGTCTATTAGAAGCAGGTGCTATGACAGGTGAAGAGCTTTCTGAAATGTGCCGACTGCCTTCTCATATAGATATTGAAATTAAGTCAGTCTTTCAATTACCCAGCAGCCATATGACATTTCATCACCTTAAAATTTTAAAAGAAAATATAGAGAGTTTTTTCCGGAATGAAGATGTTGCCGGAATTGTGATATCGCATGGGACAGATACCCTTGAAGAGACTTCGTATTTCCTTGATCTGGTTATTTCTGATGAAAGGCCGGTTGTGTTAACAGGGTCACAAAGAGGACCGACACTTGACGGTACAGATGCATTTGTGAACCTAAGACAAGCTTTCTTATTAGCGGCACATCCTGATGCGAGAAGCTTAGGGGTAACAGTGTTGTTTAATGAGAGGGTCTTTGCTGCTCGATATGTGAAAAAACAGCATGCGTCAAATGTTGATGGTTTTTTCTCACCGGGATTCGGTTATTTGGGAACGGCCGATCAAGATGAGATCGCAATTCATCAAAGATTAATCAAGCGTGAGACGTATCAGCTGATTCAACCATTGCCAAATGTAGAACTCATTAAGTGTTCACTTGGATCAGACGGAAAGTTTATAGATTATGCAGCCGAGTGCGGGAGTGCAGGAATCATTATTGAGGCGCCGGGAAGAGGCCATACGGCTCCGGCAATTTTAGAAAGTGCAAAGAAAGCCGCAGAGAAAGGAATTACTGTCGTTCTGACAACAAGTGCTGACGAAGGTGAAGTCAAGGGAGTATATGGATTCCAAGGAAGTGCTTCAACATATGCAGATGTCGGAATCATACTAGGCGGCAGCTATGACAGTAAGAAAGCAAGGATCAAACTGGCTGTTTTGCTGGCTGCTGACCAGAAGATTGATGAGGCTAGCTTTAAATACTAG
- the thrC gene encoding threonine synthase — protein MEQYQCHSCRTKYNVSEQVWKCQCGGVLDLVKEKVEWSDSKVLKDMPSMWRYIDAMPFDRDSDIWRGITMGEGYTPFIVLDSGEPNTFVKVDYMMPTLSFKDRGAAVLIAKAKQLGVKHVIADSSGNAGTSIAAYAKRADIACDIFLRKGTSPKKIAQVKAHGANVREIEGTREDVAEAAQKAVDIEKKFYASHVFNPYFYEGTKTYAFEIWEQMNGAPDTLIIPVGNGTLLLGVYYGFKELLENKCIDKMPRLVAIQAENCAPLAKAFINNQQAAEPVENSGTLAEGIAIAKPARSAQILEAIRATNGQIITTNEEEILKARTALASKGFYVEPTTAANYAGYLKYSHSSDEKIVIPLCGAGIKSN, from the coding sequence ATGGAACAGTATCAATGTCATTCCTGCCGTACGAAATACAATGTGTCTGAACAGGTGTGGAAATGCCAGTGTGGCGGAGTGTTAGACCTTGTAAAAGAAAAAGTAGAATGGTCCGATTCAAAAGTGCTCAAGGATATGCCTTCTATGTGGAGATATATTGATGCTATGCCATTTGATCGCGACTCCGACATATGGCGCGGTATCACGATGGGGGAGGGATACACGCCTTTCATCGTGTTAGACAGCGGGGAGCCGAATACTTTTGTGAAAGTGGACTATATGATGCCTACTTTGTCTTTTAAAGATCGCGGTGCGGCTGTATTAATAGCTAAGGCAAAGCAGCTGGGAGTGAAGCATGTGATCGCCGACAGCAGCGGAAATGCAGGGACATCTATTGCAGCTTATGCCAAGCGGGCTGACATCGCATGTGACATCTTTCTTCGAAAGGGTACATCGCCTAAGAAAATCGCGCAGGTGAAAGCGCATGGAGCCAACGTTCGCGAAATTGAAGGCACAAGAGAAGATGTGGCTGAAGCAGCGCAAAAGGCTGTGGATATAGAGAAAAAATTCTATGCCAGTCACGTTTTTAATCCATATTTCTATGAAGGAACAAAAACGTATGCCTTTGAGATTTGGGAACAAATGAATGGAGCGCCGGATACGCTTATTATTCCAGTTGGCAATGGTACGTTATTACTTGGGGTTTACTATGGATTTAAAGAGTTACTAGAGAACAAATGTATAGACAAAATGCCAAGGCTGGTTGCGATACAGGCAGAGAATTGTGCGCCGTTGGCAAAGGCATTTATCAACAATCAACAAGCTGCTGAACCCGTCGAAAACAGCGGAACACTTGCAGAGGGCATCGCGATTGCCAAACCGGCAAGATCTGCTCAAATATTAGAAGCCATCCGTGCCACAAACGGTCAAATCATTACAACCAATGAGGAAGAGATTCTAAAAGCTCGTACAGCATTAGCAAGTAAAGGCTTTTATGTTGAGCCAACAACAGCGGCTAACTATGCAGGATATTTAAAATACAGTCATTCTTCTGATGAAAAAATCGTGATTCCATTATGCGGGGCTGGGATTAAATCTAATTAG
- a CDS encoding RidA family protein, which translates to MESIFEAGNLKSNGHYALAVVHQNTVYVSGQFAIDPITQEKKFGTIEEETLQALSNIAYILKKAGSHKGKIVKMTLYLHDINLLDRVDNVCQGFFHNYRPARSVVPTNELHYGFQVEIEAIASL; encoded by the coding sequence GTGGAGAGTATTTTTGAGGCAGGCAATTTAAAATCGAACGGTCATTATGCGTTAGCTGTGGTTCATCAAAACACGGTCTATGTATCAGGGCAATTTGCCATTGATCCAATCACGCAGGAAAAGAAATTTGGCACCATTGAAGAAGAGACTTTACAGGCATTGTCAAATATAGCGTATATCTTAAAAAAAGCCGGTAGTCATAAAGGCAAAATTGTAAAGATGACCCTATATCTACACGATATCAATTTATTAGACCGTGTTGACAATGTCTGTCAGGGTTTTTTTCACAATTATCGCCCAGCACGGTCAGTTGTTCCGACGAACGAGCTGCATTACGGTTTTCAGGTTGAAATTGAAGCAATCGCCAGTCTGTAA